A stretch of the Pelmatolapia mariae isolate MD_Pm_ZW linkage group LG23, Pm_UMD_F_2, whole genome shotgun sequence genome encodes the following:
- the gbx2 gene encoding homeobox protein GBX-2, producing the protein MSAAFSPSFMVMQRPLGSTTAFSIDSLIGGPPQPSPGHFVYTGYPMFMPYRSVVLQPPPPPPPGLQQALPTGHHPHPQIPSLQSGFCSSLTQGLTQGMALTSTLMASLPGGFSPSQQHQEAARKFGSQALHAVFDKAQELRLDAEDGKSFLQGKESAALSGFHDTDTPVQASTVRAHSKEDSKEEECGRKDESFSMDSDLDYSSDDNLTSMCHKEDGDGGGGGLDEGPHLHGPPGGGSGTGGGAGGGGGGKNRRRRTAFTSEQLLELEKEFHCKKYLSLTERSQIAHALKLSEVQVKIWFQNRRAKWKRVKAGNVNNKSGEPSRNPKIVVPIPVHVSRFAIRSQHQQMEQARP; encoded by the exons ATGAGCGCAGCGTTCAGTCCGTCCTTCATGGTGATGCAGCGGCCACTCGGAAGCACCACCGCCTTCAGCATCGACTCTCTGATCGGGGGGCCTCCTCAGCCCAGCCCGGGACACTTCGTCTACACCGGGTACCCGATGTTCATGCCATACCGGTCGGTGGTGCTCCAGCCGCCCCCACCGCCACCCCCGGGCCTCCAACAGGCGCTCCCCACCGGACATCACCCGCACCCCCAGATCCCGAGCCTGCAGAGCGGCTTCTGCTCCAGCCTGACGCAGGGCCTGACGCAGGGCATGGCGCTCACCTCCACCCTCATGGCCTCGCTCCCCGGCGGCTTCTCCCCATCCCAGCAGCACCAGGAGGCAGCCAGGAAGTTCGGCTCTCAGGCACTGCATGCGGTCTTCGACAAAGCTCAGGAGCTGCGGCTGGACGCGGAGGACGGAAAGAGCTTCCTGCAGGGGAAGGAGTCTGCGGCGCTGTCGGGTTTCCACGACACGGACACGCCGGTACAGGCATCCACAG tcAGAGCACACAGCAAAGAAGACTCCAAGGAGGAGGAGTGCGGCCGGAAGGACGAGAGCTTCTCCATGGACAGCGACCTGGACTATAGCTCGGACGACAACCTCACCTCCATGTGCCACAAAGAGGACGGAGACGGAGGAGGGGGAGGTCTGGATGAAGGCCCGCACCTGCACGGGCCCCCCGGCGGCGGCTCCGGGACGGGAGGAGGCGCGGGGGGCGGAGGCGGCGGGAAGAACCGGCGGAGGAGGACGGCGTTCACCAGCGAGCAGCTGCTGGAGCTGGAGAAGGAGTTCCACTGCAAGAAGTACCTGTCCCTCACCGAGCGCTCCCAGATCGCGCATGCGCTCAAGCTGAGCGAAGTCCAGGTGAAGATCTGGTTCCAGAACCGGCGCGCGAAGTGGAAACGCGTGAAGGCTGGAAACGTGAACAACAAGTCCGGGGAGCCGTCCCGGAACCCCAAAATAGTGGTGCCCATCCCCGTGCACGTGAGCCGCTTCGCAATAAGGAGTCAGCACCAGCAGATGGAGCAGGCCAGACCGTAG